The Myxococcales bacterium genome has a segment encoding these proteins:
- a CDS encoding peptidylprolyl isomerase gives MSRTMLRIIERTRNLSLAFLYAGALAGAVMADARPAEARVVERIAAVVDEDVILASEVEERAAPFLAQVAGISDKAQRQARAEAVRREVLDRLIDDQLIYAKARELKLNVTSEEVDKSIEGIKHDHSLSDEQLKQALLAQGMSMAAYRQDVKKQVLRYRVLNMAVGSKITISEHDLQAYYDRNVKKGGAASEVRASHIFIAIPEGADTGMAIAKRQQAESLVQRAKAGEDFAKLAREHSEDPATRSEGGDLGFFGRDLLPKAIEEAVFTMEVGEIKGPVRAERGFHVMKLVDKRSKDVKPFEDMKDEIRMQLRQKEYEKQAKSFLAELRRKALVDVRL, from the coding sequence GTGAGCCGCACCATGCTACGCATCATCGAACGAACCAGGAACCTTTCACTCGCCTTCCTTTACGCCGGCGCACTCGCCGGAGCGGTGATGGCGGACGCGCGACCGGCCGAGGCCCGCGTGGTGGAGCGGATCGCCGCCGTGGTCGACGAGGACGTCATCCTCGCCAGCGAGGTGGAGGAGCGCGCCGCGCCCTTTTTGGCCCAAGTCGCAGGCATTAGCGACAAGGCCCAGCGCCAGGCCCGTGCCGAAGCGGTGCGCCGCGAAGTGCTCGATCGCCTGATCGACGATCAGCTGATCTACGCCAAGGCCCGGGAGCTGAAGCTGAACGTGACGAGTGAAGAGGTCGACAAGTCGATCGAAGGCATCAAACACGACCACAGCCTCAGCGACGAACAGCTCAAGCAGGCCTTGCTGGCGCAGGGCATGTCGATGGCGGCCTACCGGCAGGACGTCAAGAAGCAGGTGCTTCGCTACCGGGTGCTCAATATGGCCGTGGGCTCGAAGATCACGATCTCCGAGCACGACCTTCAGGCCTACTACGACCGGAACGTGAAAAAGGGGGGCGCTGCCTCGGAGGTCCGCGCCAGCCACATCTTCATCGCCATCCCCGAAGGCGCCGATACGGGCATGGCGATCGCAAAGCGCCAGCAGGCCGAATCCCTCGTGCAGCGGGCCAAGGCCGGTGAGGACTTCGCCAAGCTCGCCCGGGAGCACTCGGAAGATCCCGCGACACGCAGCGAGGGCGGCGACCTCGGCTTTTTTGGACGCGACCTCTTGCCGAAGGCCATCGAAGAAGCGGTGTTCACGATGGAGGTCGGTGAAATCAAGGGCCCCGTCCGGGCCGAACGCGGCTTCCACGTCATGAAGCTCGTCGACAAACGCAGCAAGGACGTCAAGCCCTTCGAGGACATGAAGGACGAGATCCGCATGCAGCTGCGGCAGAAGGAATACGAAAAGCAAGCCAAGAGCTTCCTCGCCGAGCTGCGCCGCAAGGCCCTCGTCGACGTGCGGCTCTGA
- a CDS encoding peptidyl-prolyl cis-trans isomerase has protein sequence MFFAPPAGLALLLGSCVAACQTEGAGTKAESQREENTSLDSPVVARIGRTSITVSDVEDNLERRESFVRARYSAPEKKREFLDQMVRFELLAAEAEKKGYHRDPDLIRMYKQWLVARLVQKEFDPQYDEASLPDEEVRAYYEAFPDEVRRPEEAEGLLILVKTPALAKRVAGLAHKLAKDDVAGFADLVSSYSEDTASQRQGGATGRLTKDDSRFPQPFIEALFALEAPGDVAGPLPTERGHYIVRLTKRSASYVPPFEEVAPLIRERLNATRRSQGMDEWVARLKAEAKIEIFEDQLAAVHVGAPSLPARPAHADQVPVSNSPPKLAPRANP, from the coding sequence ATGTTCTTCGCCCCGCCCGCAGGCCTCGCCCTGCTGCTTGGCTCGTGCGTGGCCGCGTGCCAAACCGAGGGCGCCGGGACGAAAGCGGAAAGCCAACGAGAGGAAAACACATCCCTCGACAGCCCCGTGGTCGCGCGCATCGGCCGCACCTCGATCACGGTGAGCGATGTCGAGGACAACCTCGAGCGGCGCGAGTCCTTCGTGCGCGCCCGCTACAGCGCCCCCGAGAAGAAGCGAGAGTTTCTCGACCAGATGGTTCGCTTCGAGCTTTTGGCGGCCGAGGCCGAAAAGAAGGGGTATCACAGAGACCCCGACCTCATCCGCATGTACAAACAGTGGCTCGTGGCGCGCCTCGTACAAAAAGAGTTTGATCCCCAGTACGACGAAGCGAGCCTGCCTGACGAAGAGGTTCGTGCTTACTACGAGGCCTTCCCGGACGAGGTACGCCGTCCCGAAGAAGCCGAGGGGCTCCTGATTCTCGTCAAAACCCCCGCCCTGGCCAAGCGGGTGGCCGGCCTTGCCCACAAGCTTGCCAAGGACGACGTCGCGGGCTTTGCGGACCTCGTATCGAGCTACTCGGAAGACACGGCGTCACAACGTCAGGGTGGCGCCACGGGCCGCCTCACGAAAGACGACTCCCGCTTCCCGCAGCCCTTCATCGAGGCCCTCTTCGCTCTCGAGGCGCCTGGCGACGTGGCCGGTCCCCTTCCGACCGAGCGAGGCCACTACATCGTCCGCCTCACGAAGCGTTCCGCATCGTACGTGCCCCCCTTCGAGGAGGTGGCGCCCCTCATCCGCGAACGGCTGAACGCCACGCGGCGAAGCCAGGGCATGGACGAATGGGTGGCGCGGCTCAAAGCCGAGGCCAAGATCGAGATCTTCGAGGACCAGCTGGCGGCGGTGCACGTGGGTGCCCCGTCATTGCCCGCGCGGCCCGCGCACGCCGACCAAGTCCCCGTATCGAATAGCCCCCCCAAGCTTGCCCCTCGGGCCAACCCGTGA
- a CDS encoding bifunctional rhamnulose-1-phosphate aldolase/short-chain dehydrogenase, with product MSDTKNTKPYPQWDVALADKLDAVGKLVYRSNLLGSDQRITNTGGGNTSAKLIQKDPITNEDVEVLWVKGSGGDLRTAKKDGFASLYQKKVMGLQDLYARFPTRGAKTEAEDKMVDMYKHSTFNLNPRAASIDTPLHAFVPRKHVDHMHPNSVIAVAACKDREKLTQEVFGGELAYMNWLRPGFELGLELQEICKKHPNAKGAIMGQHGVINWADDDKACYDLTILLIEKADAYIAKCDKGDKTFGGQKYQSLPEAQRQAVLAKVLPAIRGQITYKGERLIGTVQDDETMLRFVNSVDAPRLAALGTSCPDHFLRTKIKPLYVAWDPAKEDVAALEAKLSAGIEAYREDYKAYYERCKRPDSPAMRNPNPSVVLIPGVGMIGWGKTKSESRVTAEFYNCAVEVMRGAEAISEYVALPEQEAFDIEYWALEEAKLRRMPPEQELSRQVIAVIGAGNGIGKQVAIRLMKEGATVACVDRDLEAARETAKELEAVYGVGIGVAGTGVSGAGPVLGLSADITNRESVRAALHQVLLAYGGLDTVVVTAGIFVPPDRAGRIADDKWGLTYDINVIGPAVVADEAATIWKAQGTPANFVATTSVNAAVAKKGSVAYDTSKAAANHLIRELAVELAPLVRVNAVAPATVVKGSTMFPRDRVISSLTKYNISFAESESTESLRDKLAQFYADRTLLKQPITPEDQAEAVFLLVSNRLPRTTGQVINVDGGLTDAFLR from the coding sequence GTGAGCGACACGAAGAACACGAAACCGTACCCGCAATGGGATGTGGCCCTGGCCGACAAACTGGACGCCGTGGGCAAGCTGGTCTACCGATCGAACCTGCTCGGCTCGGATCAGCGAATCACCAACACGGGCGGCGGCAACACCTCGGCGAAGCTGATCCAGAAAGATCCCATCACGAACGAAGACGTCGAGGTGCTCTGGGTGAAGGGCTCGGGCGGCGACCTGCGCACGGCCAAAAAGGACGGCTTCGCCTCGCTCTACCAGAAGAAGGTCATGGGTCTTCAGGACCTGTACGCCCGCTTTCCCACCCGCGGCGCGAAGACCGAGGCCGAGGACAAGATGGTCGACATGTACAAGCACTCGACCTTCAACCTGAACCCCCGCGCGGCCTCGATCGACACCCCGCTGCACGCGTTCGTTCCGCGCAAGCACGTCGATCACATGCACCCGAACTCCGTGATCGCGGTGGCGGCGTGCAAGGATCGCGAAAAGCTCACGCAGGAGGTGTTTGGCGGCGAGCTGGCGTACATGAACTGGCTGCGCCCTGGCTTCGAGCTCGGCCTCGAGCTGCAGGAGATCTGCAAAAAGCACCCCAACGCCAAGGGCGCCATCATGGGCCAGCACGGCGTGATCAACTGGGCCGATGACGACAAGGCCTGCTACGACCTGACCATCTTGCTCATCGAGAAGGCGGACGCTTACATCGCCAAGTGCGACAAAGGCGACAAGACCTTCGGGGGCCAGAAGTACCAGAGCCTGCCCGAGGCCCAGCGCCAGGCGGTGCTGGCCAAGGTGCTGCCCGCCATCCGCGGCCAGATCACGTACAAGGGCGAGCGGCTCATCGGCACCGTCCAGGACGACGAGACCATGTTGCGCTTCGTGAACTCGGTGGACGCCCCCCGTCTGGCGGCGCTCGGCACCAGCTGCCCGGACCACTTCCTGCGCACGAAGATCAAGCCGCTCTACGTGGCCTGGGATCCGGCCAAAGAAGATGTCGCCGCGCTCGAGGCCAAGCTCAGCGCCGGCATCGAGGCCTACCGCGAGGACTACAAGGCCTACTACGAGCGTTGCAAACGCCCCGACTCCCCCGCCATGCGCAACCCGAACCCCTCCGTGGTGCTCATCCCCGGCGTGGGCATGATCGGCTGGGGAAAGACCAAATCCGAAAGCCGCGTGACGGCCGAGTTCTACAACTGCGCGGTCGAGGTCATGCGCGGTGCCGAAGCGATCAGCGAGTACGTCGCCCTGCCCGAGCAGGAGGCCTTCGACATCGAGTACTGGGCGCTCGAAGAGGCCAAGCTGCGGCGTATGCCGCCCGAGCAGGAGCTGTCCCGCCAGGTGATCGCGGTCATCGGCGCCGGCAACGGCATCGGCAAGCAGGTGGCGATTCGCCTCATGAAGGAAGGGGCCACGGTGGCCTGCGTGGACCGGGATCTCGAAGCGGCGCGCGAGACAGCCAAGGAGCTCGAGGCCGTCTATGGTGTGGGCATCGGCGTGGCCGGCACGGGCGTGTCGGGGGCGGGGCCCGTGCTGGGACTGTCCGCCGACATCACCAACCGCGAGAGCGTGCGTGCAGCCTTGCACCAGGTGCTGCTGGCGTACGGCGGCCTCGACACGGTCGTGGTCACCGCCGGCATCTTCGTGCCGCCGGATCGCGCGGGACGCATCGCCGACGACAAGTGGGGCCTCACCTATGACATCAACGTCATCGGCCCCGCGGTGGTCGCCGACGAAGCCGCCACCATCTGGAAGGCGCAAGGCACCCCGGCCAACTTCGTGGCCACCACCTCCGTGAACGCGGCGGTCGCCAAGAAGGGTTCCGTGGCCTACGACACCTCGAAGGCGGCTGCGAATCACCTGATTCGCGAGCTGGCGGTCGAGCTGGCGCCTCTGGTGCGCGTCAACGCGGTGGCCCCCGCCACCGTGGTGAAGGGCAGCACCATGTTCCCGCGTGACCGGGTGATCTCGTCCCTCACGAAGTACAACATCAGCTTCGCGGAGAGCGAGTCCACCGAGTCCCTGCGCGACAAGCTGGCCCAGTTCTACGCCGACCGCACGCTGCTCAAGCAGCCGATCACGCCCGAGGATCAAGCCGAAGCCGTGTTCCTGCTGGTGTCGAACCGGCTGCCACGAACGACCGGCCAGGTCATCAACGTCGACGGCGGCCTCACCGACGCCTTCTTGCGTTAG
- a CDS encoding DeoR/GlpR family DNA-binding transcription regulator — MKVPLHVVKARRERLALMLREHQYLPLAEVCARLQVSEATARRDLAALAEEQAITRTRGGAISEYNRRFPSFRERLEHGTEAKMRLAAAARKRVEPGQVVWLDGGTTCYALAQALAAEPPGELTIVTNNLPAAELLADHDHVAVHLLGGQYFRRSSILAGGHALRAAQAWRFDLAFLGAEGLTAEGLWNSVGDVVALQRAVADAAAETIFCVGAEKLGQRAPEFLLPLAAIAHLLTDATPNALAAAGVKLPRKSVLAA; from the coding sequence GTGAAGGTCCCGCTACACGTCGTCAAAGCCCGCCGCGAGCGTCTGGCGCTGATGCTGCGAGAGCACCAGTACTTGCCGCTGGCAGAGGTGTGCGCCCGGCTGCAGGTCAGCGAGGCGACGGCGCGGCGTGATCTGGCCGCGTTGGCCGAGGAGCAGGCCATCACCCGCACCCGTGGGGGCGCGATCTCCGAGTACAACCGGCGCTTCCCCTCGTTCCGCGAGCGGCTCGAGCACGGGACGGAGGCCAAAATGCGACTGGCGGCGGCCGCACGCAAGCGGGTCGAGCCTGGCCAGGTGGTGTGGCTCGATGGCGGCACCACCTGCTACGCCCTGGCGCAAGCGCTCGCGGCCGAGCCCCCGGGTGAGCTCACGATCGTCACGAACAACCTGCCCGCGGCCGAGCTGCTGGCCGATCACGACCACGTGGCGGTGCACCTGCTGGGAGGCCAGTACTTCCGCCGCAGCTCCATCTTGGCGGGTGGCCACGCCCTGCGCGCGGCGCAGGCGTGGCGCTTCGACCTGGCCTTTCTCGGCGCCGAAGGCCTCACCGCCGAAGGCCTGTGGAACTCCGTGGGCGACGTGGTGGCCCTGCAAAGAGCCGTGGCCGACGCCGCCGCCGAGACCATCTTCTGCGTGGGCGCCGAGAAGCTGGGCCAGCGGGCCCCCGAGTTCCTGCTACCGCTCGCCGCCATTGCGCACCTTCTTACCGACGCCACGCCCAACGCCCTGGCTGCGGCGGGCGTGAAACTACCGCGAAAGTCCGTGCTGGCCGCATGA
- a CDS encoding deoxyguanosinetriphosphate triphosphohydrolase, translated as MNIREALEAAEAQVLSPFAALSRDSVGRARPEAPDDMRPVYQRDRDRILHCKAFRRLGGKTQVFLAPEGDHYRTRLTHTLEVAQIARTITRALRLNETLTEAIVMGHDLGHTPFGHAGEKVLAKLVPNGFHHVKQSLRVVEVLEREGQGLNLSAEVRDGILKHSKGKGHIFSDNPNLLAMTLEGQIVRVSDIIAYVNHDLDDAVRGRVLDVKDVPPHILQVLGGTHSQRIRCLVLDVVQSSDLERKRQIRMSDHVLDALIALRDFLYEHVYERPEIRLEFDRAQRILSELWAYFHAHLDEFRAKHWPKGLPESEDPSRAIADFITGMTDRYALRVFEDAFLPRRWVVI; from the coding sequence ATGAACATCCGTGAGGCGTTGGAGGCGGCGGAGGCGCAGGTGCTCTCGCCGTTTGCCGCACTTAGTCGCGACAGCGTGGGGCGGGCGCGCCCGGAAGCTCCGGACGACATGAGGCCGGTGTACCAGCGCGACCGGGACCGCATTCTGCACTGCAAGGCCTTTCGGCGGCTCGGCGGCAAAACGCAGGTGTTCCTGGCTCCCGAGGGGGACCATTACCGCACGCGGCTTACGCACACGCTGGAGGTGGCGCAGATCGCGCGCACGATCACCCGCGCGCTCCGGCTCAACGAAACGCTCACCGAGGCCATCGTGATGGGCCACGATTTGGGCCACACGCCCTTTGGCCATGCGGGTGAGAAGGTCTTGGCCAAGCTGGTGCCGAACGGATTTCACCACGTCAAGCAGTCGCTGCGCGTGGTGGAGGTGCTCGAGCGCGAAGGCCAGGGGCTCAACCTCAGCGCCGAGGTGCGCGATGGCATCCTCAAGCACTCGAAGGGCAAGGGCCACATCTTCTCCGACAACCCGAACCTGCTGGCCATGACCCTCGAAGGCCAGATCGTGCGGGTGAGCGACATCATCGCCTACGTGAACCACGACCTCGACGACGCGGTCCGCGGGCGGGTGCTCGACGTCAAGGACGTGCCCCCGCACATCCTGCAGGTGCTGGGCGGCACCCACAGCCAACGGATCCGATGTCTCGTGCTGGATGTGGTCCAGTCCTCGGACCTCGAGCGCAAACGGCAGATCCGGATGAGCGACCACGTGCTCGATGCTCTCATCGCGCTGCGTGACTTTCTTTACGAGCACGTCTACGAGCGGCCGGAGATTCGTCTGGAGTTCGATCGGGCGCAACGGATCCTGAGCGAGCTGTGGGCGTATTTTCACGCTCACCTCGACGAGTTCCGTGCCAAACACTGGCCGAAGGGCCTCCCCGAAAGCGAAGACCCGTCGCGGGCCATCGCCGACTTCATTACGGGCATGACCGATAGGTACGCGCTGCGGGTCTTCGAGGACGCGTTTTTGCCCCGCCGCTGGGTGGTCATCTGA
- the rhaI gene encoding L-rhamnose catabolism isomerase: protein MVAPFEISDDFIAEQNKKQQNELDQDLGFLGTQLQRRKIEIEKVIGEAQRFGVALPSWGVGTGGTRFARFPGVGEPRNIDEKLADCATVQKLGRSTPTVSLHIPWDKPKDAQALKAQAAALGLGFDAMNSNTFQDQADQKLSYKYGSLTHPDAAVRAQAVAHNIECIELGAQIGSKALTVWIGDGGNFPGQQHFRRTLDRYMESLGQIYAALPADWRVFLEHKLFEPSFYSTVINDWGTSYMCAEKLGPKAFCLVDLGHHAPNVNIEMIVARLISLGKLAGFHFNDSKYGDDDLDSGSIKPFQLFLVFNELVSAAHEKVPGFKPAYMIDQSHNVTDPIESLISSSTEIVRAYTQALLVDRAALSEAQDKCDALAALATLKKAYNTDVSPILAEVRRRGGGAIDPMATYRASGYRQRKAEERPASGRSGSGIV, encoded by the coding sequence ATGGTAGCCCCCTTCGAGATCAGCGACGACTTCATCGCCGAACAGAACAAAAAGCAGCAGAACGAACTCGACCAAGATCTGGGGTTTTTGGGAACCCAGCTGCAGCGGCGCAAGATCGAGATCGAGAAGGTGATTGGCGAGGCGCAGCGCTTTGGCGTGGCGTTGCCGTCCTGGGGCGTGGGCACGGGCGGCACACGCTTCGCCCGCTTCCCCGGCGTGGGCGAGCCCCGCAACATCGACGAGAAGCTCGCCGATTGCGCCACGGTTCAGAAGCTCGGGCGGAGCACTCCCACCGTGTCGCTGCACATTCCCTGGGACAAGCCCAAGGACGCCCAGGCGCTCAAGGCGCAGGCCGCCGCGCTCGGGCTCGGGTTCGACGCCATGAACTCGAACACGTTCCAGGACCAGGCCGACCAAAAGCTGTCGTACAAGTACGGCAGCCTCACGCATCCCGACGCGGCCGTGCGGGCACAGGCGGTGGCCCACAACATCGAGTGCATCGAGCTCGGTGCACAAATCGGCAGCAAGGCCCTGACGGTGTGGATCGGTGACGGTGGCAACTTTCCGGGTCAACAGCACTTCCGTCGCACGCTCGATCGGTACATGGAGAGCCTTGGCCAGATCTACGCTGCACTTCCGGCGGACTGGCGTGTGTTTCTCGAGCACAAGCTGTTCGAGCCGTCGTTCTACAGCACGGTCATCAACGACTGGGGCACGAGCTACATGTGCGCGGAGAAGCTCGGCCCGAAGGCCTTCTGCCTGGTCGACCTTGGCCACCACGCCCCGAACGTGAACATCGAGATGATCGTGGCGCGGCTCATCAGCCTCGGGAAGCTCGCAGGGTTTCACTTCAACGACAGCAAGTACGGCGACGACGATCTCGACTCGGGCTCGATCAAGCCGTTCCAGCTCTTCCTCGTGTTCAACGAGCTGGTCTCGGCCGCGCACGAGAAGGTGCCCGGGTTCAAGCCGGCCTACATGATCGACCAGTCCCACAACGTGACCGATCCCATCGAGTCGCTCATCAGCAGCTCCACGGAGATCGTCCGGGCCTACACGCAGGCTTTGTTGGTCGATCGCGCCGCCCTGTCCGAGGCGCAAGACAAGTGCGACGCCCTCGCAGCGCTCGCCACCTTGAAGAAGGCTTACAACACCGACGTGTCGCCGATCCTGGCCGAGGTTCGTCGTCGCGGGGGGGGCGCCATCGACCCGATGGCCACCTACCGGGCAAGCGGCTATCGCCAACGCAAGGCCGAAGAGCGGCCCGCGTCCGGGCGCAGTGGTTCAGGGATCGTCTGA
- a CDS encoding rhamnulokinase, with protein sequence MSRTDALYIAVDLGAGSGRVMLGGLRPSELRLDEVRRFTYPMSMREGHLRWPFGHILSEIRSGLADAARAAKALGRPVQSVGVDTWGVDYGLLDGSGRLIEDPIAYRDDRTARAMEAVHGRLPKAEVFARTGIQFLVFNTLYQLHAHRAQGLPAEARTLLMMADLIHHDLCGRAAIEFTNASTTQLVNVQTGTWDPDLLSLLGLPPGLLPPIVPAGTDLGPLLPDVAATTGLEGVRVVAPATHDTGSAVVGAPLTPGWAYVSSGTWSLVGVERLSPLVNRDVERENFTNEGGAFQTVRFLKNVMGLWLLESCRKEWQSAGRDVAYGTLLDEVAKLPTGADEVIFPDDQRLFNPTSMLAALGQQLQEAGARLPESPAQVTKLILDSLALRYAQVIETIERLQGEPVLGIQIVGGGSQNAYLNQATADASGKPVLAGPVEATAGGNVMVQAIAAGRFANLAEARAHVRGALPFARFEPHPGRYAAEVRARFRARQAQVPG encoded by the coding sequence GTGAGCCGAACCGACGCGCTTTACATCGCGGTGGATCTGGGCGCCGGCAGCGGGCGCGTGATGCTGGGGGGGCTTCGGCCCTCCGAGCTGCGCCTCGATGAGGTGCGGCGCTTCACGTACCCGATGTCGATGCGTGAGGGGCACCTTCGCTGGCCGTTTGGCCACATCCTCTCGGAGATCCGCAGCGGCCTGGCGGACGCGGCGCGGGCGGCGAAGGCCCTCGGCCGTCCCGTCCAGAGCGTGGGTGTGGACACGTGGGGCGTCGACTACGGCTTACTCGACGGCAGCGGTCGCCTCATCGAGGATCCGATCGCTTACCGCGACGACCGCACGGCCCGAGCGATGGAGGCCGTGCATGGCCGCCTCCCGAAGGCGGAGGTGTTCGCGCGTACAGGCATTCAGTTCCTGGTGTTCAACACGCTTTATCAACTCCACGCGCATCGGGCCCAGGGTTTGCCGGCCGAGGCCCGCACCCTGTTGATGATGGCTGACCTCATCCACCACGACCTTTGTGGCCGCGCGGCGATCGAATTCACGAACGCCAGCACGACCCAGCTCGTGAACGTGCAGACAGGCACGTGGGACCCTGACCTCCTGAGCCTGCTCGGGTTGCCCCCGGGCCTTTTGCCCCCGATCGTCCCCGCGGGCACGGACCTCGGGCCTCTGTTGCCCGACGTGGCGGCCACGACGGGGCTCGAGGGCGTGCGGGTGGTGGCTCCTGCCACGCACGACACGGGCAGCGCCGTGGTGGGTGCGCCGCTCACGCCCGGCTGGGCCTACGTGTCCTCGGGCACCTGGTCGCTGGTGGGCGTCGAGCGGCTCTCTCCGCTCGTGAACCGCGACGTCGAGCGCGAGAACTTCACGAACGAGGGGGGCGCCTTCCAGACGGTGCGCTTCCTCAAAAACGTCATGGGCCTGTGGCTGCTCGAGTCCTGTCGCAAGGAATGGCAAAGCGCCGGGCGCGACGTCGCGTACGGGACGTTGCTCGACGAGGTGGCGAAGCTGCCCACCGGCGCTGACGAGGTGATTTTCCCGGATGACCAGCGCCTCTTCAACCCGACGAGCATGTTGGCCGCCCTTGGCCAGCAGCTCCAGGAGGCGGGCGCACGCTTGCCCGAGAGCCCCGCGCAGGTGACGAAGCTCATCCTCGACTCCCTGGCCCTGCGCTACGCCCAGGTCATCGAGACCATCGAACGCCTCCAGGGCGAGCCGGTGCTGGGCATTCAGATCGTGGGGGGCGGCTCGCAAAACGCCTACCTCAACCAGGCCACGGCCGACGCCTCGGGAAAGCCCGTGCTGGCGGGGCCGGTCGAGGCCACGGCGGGGGGCAACGTGATGGTGCAGGCGATCGCCGCTGGACGCTTCGCCAACCTGGCCGAGGCGCGCGCGCACGTGCGGGGCGCCCTGCCGTTTGCCCGCTTCGAGCCCCATCCCGGCCGTTATGCGGCCGAGGTGCGCGCCCGGTTCCGCGCCCGGCAGGCGCAGGTACCGGGCTGA
- a CDS encoding D-2-hydroxyacid dehydrogenase, with product MKIVLLDAFTADQGRSAWPGLSTLGTVDNHPRTGGRALELRCQGAEVVITNKAVIDGALLERLSPTLRYVGISATGTNIVDLAAARRLGIAVTNVPGYSAPSVAQLTIALMLSLSLDVAGHAQAVKGGAWASCPDFCFFLRPLPEWAGKTLVLLGKGAIGQAVAHVAEALGMRVLAAAVPGAPARSDRVPLFEALPEADVVSLHCPLTPATLRLVDKTFLDAMKPGALLINTSRGGLVDELALQNALDEGRLGGVGLDVLSEEPPPPNHPLLDSHAPWAPRVLVTPHLAWGTEEARARLRQEVVENLRAYLRGERRNRVD from the coding sequence ATGAAGATCGTATTGCTCGATGCCTTCACGGCGGACCAGGGGCGTTCCGCGTGGCCCGGCCTTTCGACCCTGGGCACCGTCGACAACCACCCGCGTACGGGAGGCCGAGCCCTCGAGCTGCGCTGCCAGGGCGCCGAGGTCGTGATCACCAACAAGGCCGTGATCGACGGCGCGCTCCTGGAAAGGCTCAGCCCGACCCTGCGTTACGTGGGGATCAGCGCCACGGGCACCAACATCGTGGACCTCGCCGCCGCCCGCCGGCTGGGGATTGCCGTCACGAACGTGCCGGGCTACTCGGCCCCCTCGGTGGCGCAGCTGACGATCGCCTTGATGTTGTCGTTGTCCCTGGACGTGGCGGGGCACGCACAGGCGGTCAAGGGAGGCGCCTGGGCGAGCTGCCCCGATTTTTGTTTCTTCCTGCGGCCTCTGCCGGAATGGGCGGGCAAAACCCTCGTGCTGCTGGGCAAAGGGGCCATCGGTCAAGCCGTCGCCCACGTCGCCGAAGCTCTGGGCATGCGCGTTTTGGCAGCGGCCGTGCCCGGCGCGCCCGCGCGCTCCGACCGGGTGCCGCTCTTCGAGGCCCTGCCCGAGGCCGATGTGGTCAGCTTGCACTGCCCTCTGACGCCAGCGACGCTTCGGCTCGTGGACAAGACCTTCCTCGACGCCATGAAGCCAGGGGCGCTGCTCATCAACACGAGCCGCGGCGGCCTGGTGGACGAGCTGGCGCTGCAGAATGCTCTGGATGAAGGCCGCCTGGGGGGTGTGGGGCTCGACGTGCTCTCCGAAGAGCCACCGCCCCCCAACCACCCCTTGCTCGACAGCCACGCGCCCTGGGCCCCGCGGGTGCTGGTCACGCCGCACCTGGCGTGGGGCACCGAAGAAGCCCGCGCGCGCCTGCGGCAGGAGGTGGTCGAGAACCTCCGCGCCTATCTGCGCGGCGAGCGGCGCAACCGCGTGGACTGA